A single genomic interval of Polyangium spumosum harbors:
- a CDS encoding PQQ-dependent sugar dehydrogenase produces the protein MDFLKSNGTRLAFLFFVGAATGALSTVGCGDDNQGGAGGTGGTGGDGGAGAAGGMGGAGGGTGGMGGAGGGMGGSGGSGGGMQVCAPGTAAALPKLKLTELATDLQRPTYVTGAPGDTDRLFLIEKPGRIRLLNGGNLAPEPFLDISAIVESQANERGLLGLAFHPNYAQNGRFFVYYTQKASPSGAIAVAEYARVNADTADQASGKVILTIPHPGYSNHNGGMLAFGPDGLLYVGTGDGGGGGDPDENGQDTSSKLGKILRIDVDTYPTPPPGNLQNGDADIWNWGLRNPWRFSFDRCTGDLYIADVGQNVLEEINVEPPGEGLKNYGWNTMEGSACYDPANNCDMTGLTLPVAEYSHDGGNCSVTGGYVYRGSKIPGLVGTYLYADYCSKRFYTLAWSKGSVIAEGEITADLESTALSGGITSFGEDTAGELYVIVDNSQGGAPGKLYRIDAE, from the coding sequence ATGGATTTCTTGAAGTCGAACGGGACCAGGTTGGCATTTCTCTTCTTTGTCGGGGCGGCCACGGGCGCGCTCTCGACCGTGGGCTGCGGCGACGACAACCAGGGGGGCGCAGGCGGCACGGGCGGCACAGGCGGTGACGGCGGCGCGGGCGCGGCCGGAGGAATGGGCGGCGCAGGCGGCGGCACGGGCGGCATGGGCGGCGCAGGCGGCGGCATGGGCGGCAGCGGGGGCAGCGGCGGCGGGATGCAGGTATGCGCGCCCGGCACGGCGGCGGCGCTGCCCAAGCTCAAGCTCACCGAGCTCGCGACGGACCTGCAGCGCCCGACCTACGTCACCGGCGCGCCCGGCGATACGGACCGGCTCTTCTTGATCGAGAAGCCCGGCCGGATCCGCCTCCTGAACGGCGGCAATCTCGCGCCCGAGCCCTTCCTCGACATCAGCGCGATCGTCGAGTCGCAGGCCAATGAGCGCGGCCTGCTCGGCCTCGCGTTCCACCCGAACTACGCCCAAAATGGCCGATTCTTCGTCTACTACACGCAGAAGGCGAGCCCGAGCGGGGCGATCGCCGTCGCCGAGTACGCTCGCGTCAACGCGGACACGGCGGATCAGGCGTCGGGCAAGGTGATTCTCACCATCCCGCACCCGGGCTACAGCAACCACAACGGCGGCATGCTCGCCTTCGGGCCCGACGGTTTGCTCTACGTGGGCACGGGCGACGGCGGCGGCGGCGGCGATCCGGACGAGAACGGGCAGGACACGAGCTCGAAGCTCGGCAAGATCCTGCGCATCGATGTCGATACGTACCCCACGCCGCCGCCCGGAAACCTGCAGAACGGCGACGCCGACATCTGGAACTGGGGCCTGCGCAACCCCTGGCGCTTCAGCTTCGATCGCTGCACCGGCGATCTCTACATCGCCGACGTGGGCCAGAACGTGCTCGAGGAAATCAACGTCGAGCCGCCGGGCGAAGGCCTCAAGAACTATGGCTGGAACACCATGGAAGGGTCTGCATGCTACGACCCGGCCAACAACTGCGACATGACGGGCCTGACCTTGCCGGTCGCGGAGTACAGCCACGATGGCGGCAACTGCTCGGTGACGGGCGGATACGTCTACCGCGGGAGCAAGATCCCGGGGCTCGTCGGGACGTACCTCTACGCCGACTATTGCTCGAAGCGCTTCTACACGCTCGCGTGGTCGAAGGGCAGCGTCATCGCCGAGGGCGAGATCACCGCGGATCTCGAAAGCACGGCGCTCTCCGGGGGCATCACTTCGTTCGGCGAGGACACCGCGGGCGAGCTCTACGTCATCGTGGACAACAGCCAGGGCGGCGCGCCCGGCAAGCTGTATCGCATCGACGCCGAGTGA
- a CDS encoding sialidase family protein → MLRMTMGPWARAAYALTIALSVLPGCKKKKEEAPISPPPPPRGAASLAQLSTGLGTAKGLDATLAPPSTRFDHVLVLDDKRAILAGGVPGSVAIALMTEDAGKTWKAFRADRETWSSYAFGQDGIFALALGPKETTAEAPPAVGKKAPPPPPFQFFFAGLDAPSFGTAQLVDQPPLARRPDPKAPLPKPRLALLDKATASLVVEPAPKKYFARYVTPAGTDAPAEVELPKLETFATGPVGRPPRLFSVKGREVVSRKWPAPGQTVAAPAESEYIDLKLLKPTPTLLAELSAPAACDVGSISYHAITQPPSKQNPNKNYFLVVSPDGLKLVPRPAEALAGAPIGCSDTKFVVEALDADKQSITLLLCDLEGKCTTPSRPVFKPWIEKHERQLVAVPTATGAAAVIRAQAGERWGLYYAQSTDGGKFYERARIIGEGIGARGRVDLGALVSFGKRTMLIVSADVTGTSRRGYYVLVSDDDGATWSPP, encoded by the coding sequence ATGCTTCGAATGACGATGGGCCCCTGGGCTCGAGCGGCCTACGCGCTCACGATCGCGCTCTCCGTCCTCCCGGGCTGCAAGAAAAAAAAAGAGGAGGCCCCCATCTCGCCGCCGCCGCCGCCGCGCGGGGCAGCCTCGCTCGCCCAGCTCTCCACGGGCCTCGGCACCGCCAAGGGCCTCGACGCGACCCTCGCGCCGCCCTCGACGCGCTTCGATCACGTGCTCGTGCTCGACGACAAACGGGCCATTCTCGCGGGGGGCGTCCCCGGCAGCGTGGCGATCGCGCTCATGACCGAGGACGCGGGCAAGACCTGGAAGGCGTTCCGCGCGGATCGCGAGACGTGGTCGAGTTACGCGTTCGGGCAGGACGGCATCTTCGCCCTCGCCCTCGGGCCGAAGGAGACGACCGCGGAGGCGCCTCCGGCGGTCGGCAAAAAGGCGCCCCCGCCGCCGCCCTTCCAGTTCTTCTTCGCGGGCCTCGACGCGCCCTCGTTCGGCACGGCGCAGCTCGTCGATCAGCCCCCGCTCGCGCGTAGACCCGACCCGAAAGCGCCCCTGCCCAAGCCGCGGCTCGCGCTGCTCGACAAGGCGACGGCTTCGCTCGTGGTCGAGCCCGCGCCGAAGAAGTATTTCGCGCGGTACGTGACGCCGGCGGGCACCGATGCGCCGGCCGAGGTCGAGCTCCCCAAGCTCGAGACCTTCGCCACCGGGCCCGTGGGCAGGCCGCCGCGGCTCTTCTCGGTGAAGGGACGTGAGGTCGTGTCGCGCAAGTGGCCCGCGCCCGGGCAGACCGTCGCGGCGCCTGCGGAGTCCGAGTACATCGACCTGAAGCTCCTGAAGCCGACGCCCACGCTCCTCGCCGAGTTGTCCGCGCCCGCGGCGTGTGACGTCGGTTCGATCTCGTACCACGCGATCACGCAACCGCCGAGCAAGCAGAATCCGAACAAGAACTACTTCCTCGTGGTTTCGCCCGATGGGCTGAAGCTCGTCCCTCGGCCTGCCGAGGCGCTCGCCGGCGCGCCTATCGGGTGCAGCGACACGAAGTTCGTCGTCGAGGCGCTGGATGCCGACAAGCAGAGCATAACGCTCCTGCTTTGTGACCTCGAAGGCAAGTGCACGACCCCGTCGCGCCCCGTATTCAAGCCCTGGATCGAGAAACACGAGCGCCAGCTCGTCGCGGTGCCGACGGCGACGGGCGCGGCCGCCGTGATCCGCGCGCAGGCCGGTGAGCGCTGGGGCCTCTACTACGCGCAGTCGACGGACGGCGGGAAGTTTTACGAGCGCGCCCGCATCATCGGCGAAGGGATCGGCGCGCGGGGGCGCGTCGATCTCGGCGCGCTCGTTTCGTTCGGAAAACGGACGATGCTCATCGTATCCGCCGATGTAACGGGTACCTCGAGGCGCGGCTACTACGTGCTCGTATCCGACGACGACGGCGCGACCTGGAGCCCGCCGTAA